In Debaryomyces hansenii CBS767 chromosome A complete sequence, a genomic segment contains:
- a CDS encoding DEHA2D12474p (weakly similar to uniprot|P38990 Saccharomyces cerevisiae YER129W PAK1 Serine/threonine protein kinase) — protein sequence MSSTHANGNNDRIPNSAGNSVIFNKLATATTGISTSEALSPTISASRDGEHLNDANGLDDKDLRHNLFGKVTGMLHRSLSESRKNSMTSLGKDPLDTSSRSRTGSRTGSRTGSRSESRGVIMKETSTTPLPVETPMKPVKETKSVFLEYDPLTKRKVLNTYEILREIGRGEHGKVKLARDLVHNELVAIKIVNRKSKRERPTLRMRHGSKVKNDGPSDYDIKIRREIAIMKMCSHKHIVKLKELLDDLNSHKIYMVLEYLEKGEIKWKRQKTNNVDSSQDVDNPDDIPCRSGFRKKSIAYTQADEDEDLLSNEFSPYLTFKQSRKIFRDVILGMEYLHMQGIVHRDIKPANLLVSSDNVVKISDFGVSFVSSLDKNEDPDLVNEVELAKTAGTPAFFAPELCETNFSSSASSKSVSASSLEILKNDHLEITKLLPKIDYKIDIWALGVTLYCLLFGKVPFNAESEFELFSVIVNQQLEFPSDRNAFNSPSEVNETEFDLAKDLLSKLLDKNKESRIEIKDIKNHPFVLLDLEDDLDALNELLYLNDKNANFFKTFGNDEEVSKEDMDNAIVGVGNKIRSSLLKSIKAGGKDFDSRRGIAHHLEPNASVSSSEDSSYGNSRYNSTSGLNESLGNSVILSEASQLTTPPSFQSFYKVRSGSHQPDSSVNFQTNAPHIPSNLSTQQNAIPNFSSPSIATTRESRTPNILLQDVIDSHSNSSSRRGSSAGSEAVQVETKRNVGGDLYLKNQSLVDTFKVIKQQDDKRRRSSAISSSVHASNANTPKTSISSHLGPDESSTSVSGGNPVQVAQHSNNQLRIGPININNERRPSSVISLPLNESFASLDSFSDDYLKYKYQEYDSNNPNSKYLSLRRDSDVTQSDPNINHTADLTSNFHTINEKFKNFNLNAQMRNDGITFNMDSDKFHDHEGIAPKTIIRGSSDSSSSQSYSSSSPSISGSESEEEGNLTLAFSSKLSPPSKPKFLSLGNRAKSHDSHLPGIVPRPSIQRHDTPVIFQDDIPEFEDIPEGLMSSVPRPSVSVGAMMNPTVSVVSSNGSSTTLTAETLGNRSNTEVPNKRSNMNESKKDNPILSPKQNDIDRVPSPLINNALTSPKATTNSHLVKQLFKNHKDNYYNNYHNNNSQANDQFNNHYKKDPIYYPFPNALHYDNDKESETKSTSNLGATRRPSYYRSNSVTVGLLQHDRKKSEDS from the coding sequence atgtCGTCGACACATGCTAATGGGAATAATGATCGTATACCCAATAGTGCTGGAAATTCggtcattttcaataaacttGCTACGGCGACAACGGGTATTTCTACGTCGGAAGCCCTAAGTCCTACGATATCGGCGTCCAGAGATGGGGAACATCTAAATGATGCAAACGGGTTAGATGATAAGGACTTGAGACATAACTTGTTTGGTAAAGTTACGGGAATGCTACACCGATCTTTAAGTGAATCCAGAAAGAATTCGATGACGTCGCTAGGTAAGGATCCGCTTGATACTTCAAGTAGAAGTCGAACAGGAAGCCGAACGGGAAGTAGAACAGGAAGCAGGTCAGAAAGTAGGGGTGTCATAATGAAAGAAACCTCAACAACACCTCTTCCTGTGGAAACGCCAATGAAACCAGTGAAGGAGACAAAAAGTGTTTTTCTAGAATACGATCCACTAACCAAACGTAAGGTACTCAATACCTATGAAATATTGCGAGAAATTGGTAGGGGGGAACATGGTAAAGTCAAACTAGCTAGAGACTTAGTTCATAATGAATTAGTTGCGATTAAGATTGTCAATAGGAAATCCAAGAGAGAGAGACCAACTTTAAGAATGAGACATGGTTCTAAAGTAAAAAATGACGGTCCTAGTGATTATGACATCAAAATAAGACGAGAAATTGCTATTATGAAAATGTGCAGCCATAAGCATATTGTTAAGTTAAAAGAACTTTtagatgatttaaattctCATAAGATTTATATGGTCTTAGAGTATCTTGAAAAAGGAGAAATTAAGTGGAAGCGTCAAAAGACAAATAATGTAGATTCATCTCAGGATGTTGATAATCCCGACGATATACCTTGTCGTAGTGGTTTTAGAAAAAAAAGCATAGCATATACGCAAGCAGACGAGGACGAAGACTTATTATCAAACGAATTTTCTCCTTATTTAACATTCAAgcaatcaagaaaaatttttcgTGATGTTATATTGGGTATGGAGTACCTACACATGCAAGGAATAGTTCATAGGGATATTAAGCCTGCAAATCTATTAGTTAGTTCAGATAACGTGGTTAAAATTAGTGATTTCGGTGTTTCATTCGTGTCATCATTGGATAAGAATGAGGATCCTGATTTAGttaatgaagttgaatTAGCAAAGACGGCTGGTACGCCTGCATTTTTCGCCCCCGAATTATGTGAaactaatttttcatcttctgcAAGTTCTAAATCGGTGTCAGCATCATCCttagaaattttgaaaaatgatcaTTTAGAAATTACTAAATTACTCCCAAAGATAGActataaaattgatatttggGCCCTAGGTGTTACATTATATTGTTTGTTGTTCGGTAAAGTTCCATTTAATGCTGAATCTGAGTTTGAATTATTCCTGGTTATTGTTAATCAACAATTGGAGTTTCCATCTGATAGAAATGCTTTTAATTCGCCTTCCGAGGTTAATGAAACTGAGTTTGATTTGGCAAAggatttattatcaaagttattGGATAAGAATAAAGAATCACGTATCGAGATAAAGGACATCAAGAATCACCCGTTTGTACTTTTGGATTTAGAAGATGACTTGGATGCCTTGAATGAATTGCTTTATCTAAATGACAAAAATgcaaatttttttaagaCATTTGgaaatgatgaagaggTTCTGAAGGAAGATATGGATAATGCAATTGTGGGGGTTGGTAACAAAATTAGAAGTAGCTTGTTGAAATCGATTAAAGCTGGTGGAAAAGATTTCGATTCTCGTAGAGGGATTGCGCACCACTTGGAGCCAAATGCAAGCGTATCGTCTTCTGAAGATTCTTCATACGGTAACTCTCGTTATAATTCGACCTCCGGATTAAATGAGAGTCTTGGTAATTCTGTAATATTATCTGAAGCTTCGCAATTAACTACACCTCCAAGTTTTCAAAGTTTTTACAAAGTAAGGTCAGGGAGCCATCAGCCTGATTCATCTGTTAATTTTCAAACGAATGCTCCTCATATACCGTCGAATTTGTCCACACAACAAAATGCTATACCTAATTTCTCATCACCTTCTATTGCAACTACAAGAGAGAGCAGAACACCAAATATACTTTTACAGGATGTGATTGATTCACATTCAAACAGTTCCAGTAGACGTGGTAGTTCAGCAGGATCGGAAGCTGTTCAAGTTGAAACCAAGCGCAATGTCGGAGgtgatttatatttgaaaaaccAATCTCTTGTGGATACCTTTAAGGTAATTAAGCAACAAGATGATAAGAGGCGTAGATCGAGTGCAATCTCCTCATCTGTACATGCATCAAATGCTAATACTCCAAAGACTTCAATATCATCCCATTTGGGACCAGATGAGTCGTCTACATCAGTATCGGGAGGCAATCCAGTACAGGTAGCGCAACATTCAAATAACCAATTAAGAATCGGtccaataaatattaataatgaaagaagaCCGTCTTCAGTTATTTCCTTGCCATTGAATGAAAGTTTTGCTTCACTTGATAGCTTCAGTGACGACTACTTGAAGTACAAGTATCAAGAATATGATAGTAACAATCCAAATAGTAAATACCTTTCACTAAGACGTGATAGTGATGTTACGCAATCCGATCCGAATATCAACCATACAGCTGATTTGACATCGAATTTTCATACAATCAATGAGAAATTTAAAAACTTTAACCTAAATGCTCAGATGAGAAATGATGGTATCACATTTAATATGGATTCAGACAAGTTCCATGATCATGAAGGAATAGCACCAAAAACTATAATACGAGGTCTGAGtgattcttcatcttctcAATCCTACTCGTCGTCATCACCATCAATTTCGGGCAGTgaaagtgaagaagaagggAATTTAACTTTGGCATTTTCGTCAAAGCTTTCACCTCCATCAAAGCCtaaatttttatctttagGTAACAGAGCTAAATCTCATGATTCTCATTTACCTGGGATTGTACCACGTCCTTCTATACAACGTCACGACACTCCTGTTATATTTCAAGACGACATAcctgaatttgaagatattcCGGAGGGGCTAATGTCAAGCGTACCACGTCCAAGTGTATCAGTGGGTGCTATGATGAATCCAACTGTTTCGGTTGTATCAAGTAATGGCTCAAGCACTACATTGACTGCGGAGACATTAGGTAACCGTTCAAATACCGAGGTTCCCAACAAGAGACTGAACATGAATGAATCGAAAAAGGATAATCCCATCTTATCTCCAAAACAAAACGACATTGATAGAGTACCGTCACCTTTAATCAACAATGCACTAACATCACCTAAGGCTACGACCAACTCCCATTTAGTCAAACAATTATTTAAGAACCACAAGGATAactattataataattatcataataataatagtcAAGCGAATGATCAGTTTAATAACCATTATAAAAAAGATCCGATTTATTATCCTTTCCCGAATGCATTACATTATGATAACGATAAGGAGAGTGAAACAAAGTCTACTTCAAACCTAGGTGCTACACGTAGACCAAGTTATTATAGATCCAATTCTGTTACAGTTGGGTTGTTACAGCATGACAGAAAAAAGAGTGAAGATTCTTAA
- a CDS encoding DEHA2D12496p (similar to uniprot|O13563 Saccharomyces cerevisiae YLR421C RPN13 Subunit of the 19S regulatory particle of the 26S proteasome lid) produces MASKTIKFNAGKVEYDEETKRCTPLPHKGVISLKPNADDEDFFDFTWSPKSNGSGNIEKDELLVIPGDVSFKQVTSCKTGRVVALTFLSSGGKNLYWLQDVGDDEELSKLTTKDKSILDKVNKLISSSGEEDEQEAKEETEETKPEAVLPQSTSSSAATKEANTASQEGIKLPIASISDVLTVELIEKHLDTLSPDQLSQLYASHLPESTNPTKHDILDVVRSGFFQQSTNKLSESLREGSGAGYLLAQTLKYDYQGEGIESFLNGVRESGKKEEKENEEHPNVESKNDDEMNE; encoded by the exons ATGGCGTCtaaaacaataaaattcaaCGCCGGTAAAGTGGAATATGACGAAGAAACTAAGCGTTGCACACCATTACCACATAAGGGAGTCATCTCACTCAAGCCAAACgcagatgatgaagatttctTTGACTTTACGTGGTCGCCAAAGTCAAATGGGTCAGGAAACATCGAGAAAGATGAATTGTTAGTCATACCAGGAGATGTCAGTTTTAAACAGGTGACTTCGTGTAAAACAGGACGAGTAGTTGCATTGACATTTTTGAGTTCTGGAGGAAAGAATTTGTATTGGTTACAAGACGTCGGGGACGACGAGGAATTGAGCAAATTGACCACCAAGGACAAGAGCATATTGGATAAGgtgaataaattgatttcttcaagtggtgaagaagacgaaCAGGAAGCTAAAGAAGAAACCGAAGA AACCAAGCCAGAGGCCGTATTACCCCAAAGCACCTCCTCTTCGGCCGCCACCAAAGAAGCAAACACTGCCAGCCAAGAAGGCATCAAGTTGCCCATTGCATCCATTTCAGACGTGTTAACGGtggaattgattgaaaaacaCCTTGACACCTTGTCTCCAGACCAGTTATCTCAACTATATGCGAGCCACTTACCTGAATCTACGAATCCCACCAAACACGACATTTTGGATGTGGTAAGAAGCGGCTTCTTCCAGCAATCTACGAACAAATTAAGCGAGCTGTTGAGAGAAGGAAGTGGTGCTGGATACCTCTTAGCCCAGACTTTGAAATATGATTACCAAGGGGAGGGTATTGAATCTTTCTTGAATGGTGTGAGAGAGCTGGGCaaaaaggaagaaaaagaaaacgAAGAACATCCTAACGTCGAATCTAAGAATGACGATGAAATGAACGAATAG
- a CDS encoding DEHA2D12518p (highly similar to CA2864|IPF17234.3 Candida albicans IPF17234.3), which produces MGFPPAEIEELVGNIAELLRSRNQTLAISEAACGGLLSAYIISIPGASNFYIGGKLVYALKQRLKLSGWSEDEISHYMGPSEQVALKLARTTKYELGSTFVLSETGFAGPTTNLHMSNLASDVDKVGTVYLGLSGPGGEVSCERHTDNGNRSENMAAFAKMGLEFLYEQLEKQ; this is translated from the coding sequence ATGGGATTTCCACCGGcagaaattgaagaattggttGGTAACATAGCTGAGCTTTTAAGATCGAGAAATCAGACATTAGCTATATCAGAAGCTGCTTGCGGGGGATTATTGTCAGCATACATAATATCAATTCCGGGTGCATCCAATTTCTATATTGGAGGTAAGTTGGTGTATGCGTTGAAGCAGAGATTGAAGCTCTCTGGATGGtcagaagatgaaatcaGTCATTATATGGGACCATCGGAGCAGGTAGCATTAAAATTGGCTCGGACCACTAAATACGAGCTTGGGTCGACGTTCGTGTTATCGGAAACTGGGTTTGCGGGACCTACAACCAACTTGCATATGCTGAATTTGGCAAGCGATGTGGATAAGGTCGGGACTGTCTATTTGGGACTAAGTGGGCCTGGTGGAGAGGTGTCGTGTGAAAGACACACCGATAATGGGAATAGATCGGAGAACATGGCAGCATTTGCCAAAATGGGGTTGGAGTTCTTATATGAACAATTGGAAAAGCAGTAA
- a CDS encoding DEHA2D12540p (similar to uniprot|P32457 Saccharomyces cerevisiae YLR314C CDC3 Component of the septin ring of the mother-bud neck that is required for cytokinesis), translating into MSAEVESIPQVENQASAAYENTAKQNPIENIQQELKIIKRKLNGYVGFANLPKQWHRKSVRRGFTLNIMIAGESGLGKKTLINTLFNREILSNDINEESAEFDDGETQPVRTRTDKAEIEEDGVKLNLSVISTPGFGESINNADSWKPIVDEINDRFDAHLEAESRINRSAIVDNRVHAFLYFIEPTGHSLRSLDIALMKEIHEKVNLIPVIAKSDTLTEEEIIDFKQRILEDIRYQGIKTFNPAQYDNDDEESFANTQSIMNKLPFAVVGSTKEVETVDGRIVRGRSYPWGIIEVDNEEHCDFIKLRQLLIRNFLEELKEHTANSLYENYRSEKLLRMGIQQDNSVFKEFDPLARQEEEKSLHEAKLAKMEAEMKNVFQQKVSEKEKKLQRSEADLFARHKEMKDKLSKQIKLLEDKKEQLEKQKSLPQEPAQPAPAPTKSRKGFLR; encoded by the exons atgaGTG CCGAAGTAGAATCTATTCCTCAAGTTGAGAATCAAGCATCAGCAGCTTATGAAAATACAGCTAAACAAAATCCGatagaaaatattcaacaagAGCTTAAGATTATTAAGCGTAAGTTGAATGGATATGTTGGGTTTGCAAACTTACCAAAGCAATGGCACAGGAAATCGGTCAGAAGAGGTTTTAcattgaatataatgattGCCGGAGAAAGTGGGTTGGGTAAAAAAACTTTGATAAACACGTTATTCAACAGGGAAATTTTATCTAATGACATTAACGAGGAATCAGCAGAATTCGATGACGGAGAGACCCAACCTgtcagaaccagaaccGACAAGgctgaaattgaagaagatggtGTTAAATTGAACTTGAGTGTTATATCTACACCAGGATTTGGTGAATCAATTAACAATGCTGACTCTTGGAAGCCAATCGTTGACGAAATTAATGACAGGTTTGATGCCCACTTAGAAGCAGAAAGTAGAATAAATAGATCTGCTATTGTTGACAATAGGGTCCACGCGTTCctttattttattgaacCAACTGGTCACTCTTTGAGATCTTTGGATATTGCTCTTATGAAAGAGATTCACGAAAAGGTCAATTTGATTCCAGTTATTGCCAAGTCGGATACGTTgactgaagaagaaattatcgATTTCAAGCAAAGAATCTTAGAAGATATTAGGTATCAAGGAATTAAGACCTTCAATCCAGCTCAATATGACaacgatgatgaagaatcttTTGCTAACACTCAGAGCATCATGAACAAATTACCATTTGCTGTGGTTGGATCTACTAAGGAGGTCGAAACTGTCGACGGCAGAATTGTCAGAGGTAGAAGCTATCCATGGGGTATAATCGAAGTTGACAATGAGGAACACTGTGACTTTATAAAATTACgtcaattattgataagaaACTttttagaagaattaaaagaaCATACCgccaattcattatatgaaaATTACAGATCcgaaaaattattgagaaTGGGAATCCAACAAGATAACTCGGTCTTTAAGGAATTCGATCCATTGGCAagacaagaagaagagaagagcCTCCACGAAGCTAAATTGGCTAAGATGGAAGCAGAAATGAAGAATGTTTTCCAACAAAAGGTTtcagaaaaagagaaaaaattacaaaGATCAGAAGCCGATTTGTTTGCTAGACATAAAGAAATGAAAGACAAATTATctaaacaaataaaattattagaagataaGAAAGAACAATTAGAGAAGCAAAAATCGTTACCCCAAGAGCCAGCACAACCAGCACCGGCACCAACAAAGAGTCGTAAGGGTTTCTTACGTTAG
- a CDS encoding DEHA2D12562p (similar to CA0843|IPF18853 Candida albicans IPF18853), whose amino-acid sequence MSNQAKSAPNAATSKPATSASTTAGAPKSKGVNTSQLVETIQTLQFAWFVGHVLTLWGIFLFTLTFIKSGSRFHRFWYQLALFGIIESFGILLYQLITKKALKVNQILKDDNTQYFLLGSVLLLIRPYVLIPLLPFALFSLFHVLAYTKGYLLPIFGMADRGISKQIENFISKNNTKSIQVASLLEIYSFLWLTVRVILFRKRSLIPWAFYAVFLKMRYEKSIFTRNYFKSLELQLDEAVNKINNPAVKDVWIKAKGVIRNAGGIYLVNDYTKEKST is encoded by the exons ATGTCTAATCAAGCTAAATCTGCTCCGAATGCTGCTACAAGCAAGCCAGCTACTAGTGCCTCAACTACTGCAGGGGCCCCAAAGAGCAAAGGGGTCAATACCAGTCAATTGGTTGAAACTATCCAA aCTTTACAATTTGCGTGGTTTGTTGGCCATGTTTTGACTTTATGGGGAATTTTCCTCTTCACCTTGACTTTTATCAAAAGTGGAAGCCGTTTCCATAGGTTTTGGTACCAGTTGGCGTTATTTGGTATTATCGAGAGTTTTGGTATATTGTTGTACCAATTAATCACCAAGAAGGCTCTTAAGGTTAACCAAATCTTAAAAGACGACAACACTCAGTACTTCTTATTAGGAAGTGTTTTGCTTTTAATCAGACCATACGTGCTTATTCCATTATTACCATTCGCATTGTTTTCCTTGTTCCATGTATTAGCATACACCAAGGGATACCTCTTGCCTATTTTCGGTATGGCTGACAGGGGAATCTCCaagcaaattgaaaatttcatcagCAAAAACAATACCAAGTCTATCCAAGTTGCCAGTTTATTAGAAATCTACAGTTTCTTGTGGTTGACCGTCAGAGTTATCTTATTCAGAAAAAGATCGCTCATTCCATGGGCCTTCTACGCCGTTTTCCTCAAAATGAGATACGAAAAGTCCATTTTCACCAGAAACTACTTCAAGTCTTTGGAACTCCAATTGGATGAAGCTGTCAACAAAATTAACAACCCAGCTGTCAAGGATGTATGGATCAAAGCCAAGGGCGTCATCAGAAATGCCGGTGGAATCTACCTCGTTAACGACTACACCAAGGAAAAACTGACCTAA
- a CDS encoding DEHA2D12584p (highly similar to uniprot|P10591 Saccharomyces cerevisiae YAL005C SSA1 Heat shock protein of HSP70 family or uniprot|P10592 Saccharomyces cerevisiae YLL024C SSA2 Heat shock protein of HSP70 family), whose translation MSKAVGIDLGTTYSCVAHFANDRVEIIANDQGNRTTPSFVAFTDSERLIGDAAKNQAAMNPSNTVFDAKRLIGRKFSDAEVTEDAKHFPFKIVERSGKPHIEVEYKGENKVFTPEEISSMVLSKMKETAEGYLGEKVNDAVVTVPAYFNDSQRQATKDAGLIAGLNVMRIINEPTAAAIAYGLDKKDAEEKNVLIFDLGGGTFDVSLLSIEDGIFEVKSTAGDTHLGGEDFDHRLVNHFVNEFKRKNKKDLSTNQRALRRLRTACERAKRTLSSSAQTSIEIDSLYEGVDFYTSITRARFEELCQDLFRSTIDPVEKVLRDAKVDKSLVHEIVLVGGSTRIPKVQKLVSDFFNGKEPNRSINPDEAVAYGAAVQAAILSGDTSSKTQDLLLLDVAPLSMGIETAGGIMTKLIPRNSTIPTKKSETFSTYADNQPGVLIQVFEGERAKTQDNNLLGKFELSGIPPAPRGVPQIEVTFDVDANGILNVSALEKGTGKTQKITITNDKGRLSKEDIERMVSDAEKFKDEDEKEAGRVQAKNALESYAYSLKSTLGEEQFKEKLDAAEIEEVTKAADETIEWLDSNTTATQEEFSDKQKELEGKANPIMAKAYQAGAAPGGAEGAAPGGFPGAPGGAAPDASADGPTVEEVD comes from the coding sequence atgTCAAAAGCTGTTGGTATTGATTTAGGTACAACCTACTCTTGTGTTGCTCACTTCGCTAACGATAGAGTCGAAATTATCGCTAACGACCAAGGTAACAGAACCACTCCATCTTTCGTTGCATTCACTGACTCTGAAAGATTAATTGGTGATGCTGCTAAGAATCAAGCTGCTATGAACCCTTCTAACACCGTTTTCGATGCTAAGAGATTGATCGGTAGAAAGTTCAGCGACGCTGAAGTTACCGAAGATGCTAAGCACTTCCCATTCAAGATCGTTGAAAGATCTGGTAAGCCACACATCGAAGTCGAATACAAGGGTGAAAACAAGGTTTTCACTCCAGAAGAAATTTCTTCTATGGTCTTAAGTAAGATGAAGGAAACCGCTGAAGGTTACTTAGGTGAAAAGGTTAACGACGCTGTTGTTACCGTTCCAGCTTACTTCAATGACTCCCAAAGACAAGCTACCAAGGATGCTGGTTTGATTGCTGGTTTAAACGTTATGAGAATCATTAACGAACCAACTGCCGCTGCTATCGCTTACGGTTTAGACAAGAAGGACGCCGAAGAAAAGAACGTTTTAATTTTCGATTTAGGTGGTGGTACTTTCGATGTCtctttattatctattGAAGATGGTATTTTCGAAGTCAAGTCTACCGCTGGTGACACTCACTTGGGTGGTGAAGATTTCGATCACAGATTAGTTAACCACTTTGTTAACGAATTCAAGagaaagaacaagaagGACTTATCTACTAACCAAAGAGCTTTAAGAAGATTGAGAACCGCTTGTGAAAGAGCTAAGAGAACCTTATCTTCTTCCGCTCAAACTTCCATTGAAATCGATTCCTTATACGAAGGTGTTGACTTCTACACTTCTATCACCAGAGCTAGattcgaagaattatgTCAAGATTTATTCAGATCCACTATCGACCCAGTCGAAAAGGTCTTAAGAGATGCTAAGGTTGACAAGTCTTTAGTTCACGAAATCGTCTTAGTCGGTGGTTCTACCAGAATTCCAAAGGTCCAAAAATTAGTCTCTGACTTCTTCAACGGTAAGGAACCAAACAGATCTATCAACCCAGATGAAGCCGTTGCTTACGGTGCCGCTGTCCAAGCTGCTATCTTATCTGGTGACACTTCATCTAAGACTCAAgatttattgttattagaTGTTGCTCCATTATCTATGGGTATTGAAACCGCTGGTGGTATCATGACCAAGTTGATTCCAAGAAACTCTACTATCCCAACCAAGAAGTCTGAAACTTTCTCCACTTACGCTGACAACCAACCAGGTGTCTTAATTCAAGTCTTTGAAGGTGAAAGAGCTAAGACCCAAGATAACAACTTATTAGGTAAGTTCGAATTATCCGGTATTCCTCCAGCACCAAGAGGTGTTCCACAAATTGAAGTTACCTTCGATGTTGATGCTAATGGTATCTTAAACGTCTCCGCCTTAGAAAAGGGTACCGGTAAGACTCAAAAGATTACTATTACTAACGACAAGGGTAGATTATCTAAGGAAGATATCGAAAGAATGGTTTCTGATGCCGAAAAATTCaaggatgaagatgaaaaggaAGCTGGTAGAGTCCAAGCCAAGAACGCTTTAGAATCTTACGCTTACTCCTTAAAGTCTACCTTAGGTGAAGAACAATTCAAGGAAAAGTTAGATGCTGCTGAAATCGAAGAAGTCACCAAGGCTGCTGACGAAACCATTGAATGGTTAGACTCCAACACAACTGCCACTCAAGAAGAATTCTCTGACAAACAAAAGGAATTAGAAGGTAAGGCCAACCCAATTATGGCTAAGGCTTACCAAGCCGGTGCTGCTCCAGGTGGTGCTGAAGGTGCCGCTCCAGGTGGTTTCCCAGGTGCTCCAGGCGGTGCTGCTCCAGATGCTTCTGCTGACGGTCCAACtgttgaagaagttgattaa